The Lysobacter capsici genome has a segment encoding these proteins:
- a CDS encoding REP-associated tyrosine transposase, whose protein sequence is MKPHSRRRLSLIQPHPSDAHLADMPQIRRTPAPGHAALRRGRASEAHHIYLVTFATAHRRPLFADQALACIAAEALLDARAWERSKLLAWVLMPDHWHGLIELGDGELLSALMRRLKSNSSRLLRQQAPALKVVWARAYHDHALRREASLIHVARYVVMNPVRAGLVRRVRDYRYWGAVWR, encoded by the coding sequence ATGAAACCCCACAGTCGACGCCGTCTTTCGCTGATTCAGCCGCACCCCAGCGACGCACATCTTGCCGACATGCCTCAAATTCGACGAACACCCGCTCCCGGACATGCGGCCCTGCGTCGAGGCCGGGCGTCCGAGGCCCATCATATTTATCTGGTTACGTTCGCCACGGCGCATAGACGGCCTTTGTTTGCCGACCAGGCGCTGGCCTGCATAGCCGCCGAGGCGTTGTTGGATGCGCGGGCTTGGGAGCGCTCGAAATTATTGGCATGGGTGCTGATGCCGGATCATTGGCACGGCCTGATCGAGCTCGGCGATGGCGAATTGTTATCGGCACTGATGCGCCGGCTTAAATCGAATTCATCGCGCTTGTTGCGTCAGCAGGCGCCTGCGCTGAAGGTCGTGTGGGCGCGGGCGTATCACGATCATGCGCTGCGACGAGAAGCGTCGTTGATTCATGTGGCCCGCTATGTAGTGATGAATCCGGTGCGGGCGGGGTTGGTAAGGCGGGTGCGGGATTATCGATATTGGGGAGCTGTCTGGCGTTGA
- a CDS encoding DEAD/DEAH box helicase: MPSFFSSTAADIIHNPNIRTPQKGAFEALAAHAASDELDKREVGIVLPVGCGKSGAIAISPFAYGARRVLVIAPGLRIAEQLQKDFDPTSPTLFYRKTGVLRQPPYPEPVEIRGTTTNRSDLEEADVVITNIQQLQGGASNKWLSELPNDFFDLILFDEGHHSVAESWAFLKEKFNEATIVNFSATPARADGQIMAGKILYSYPIFDAIQAGYVKRLKAVQLNPRTLKYVRREDNREIEVGLAEVKRLGETEADFRRSIVTSAETLATIADASIRELQRLRENTGEQRLKIIASALNYEHCRQIVEAYRARGCRSDYVHSKEDGAANDAVMKRLESHELDVIVQVRKLGEGFDHPHLSVAAVFSIFSNLSPFVQFVGRIMRVIVQNSPNHPLNNGVVVFHAGANIARQWSDFQSYSEADQDYFEQLLPLEEFDSIDPHEERVFLPQPHDMHGVEVKSQSDVLLEEIPLLNDEAAVAALKLLQERGYSADDISAAASALEPVPTTKAKQRQAKRGALDTRVKTEAARILHQRKIPHEGHQLDRKRLGKSNFVVLKSAIDRQIKAALLRKDVERHDYSRDELDAIDDRFAEIVEAAILEVFNGQN; the protein is encoded by the coding sequence ATGCCGAGTTTTTTTAGCAGCACAGCCGCTGACATCATTCACAACCCCAACATTCGAACTCCGCAGAAAGGTGCTTTCGAAGCATTAGCGGCGCATGCCGCCTCGGATGAACTTGATAAACGCGAAGTGGGAATAGTTCTACCGGTTGGATGCGGAAAATCCGGGGCGATAGCCATTTCACCATTCGCATATGGCGCTCGTCGAGTCTTGGTAATTGCACCCGGATTGAGAATCGCAGAGCAACTACAAAAGGACTTTGACCCCACCAGTCCCACGCTCTTCTATCGAAAGACGGGGGTACTACGACAGCCGCCCTATCCTGAGCCAGTGGAGATTCGGGGAACCACCACCAATAGATCAGACCTTGAAGAGGCAGATGTAGTCATAACGAATATCCAACAACTGCAAGGCGGCGCTAGCAACAAATGGCTTTCTGAGCTGCCTAACGACTTCTTTGACCTCATACTTTTTGATGAAGGTCATCACAGCGTCGCAGAAAGCTGGGCATTCTTGAAAGAAAAATTCAACGAGGCAACGATCGTCAATTTCAGCGCAACGCCTGCACGCGCCGATGGCCAGATAATGGCCGGTAAAATTCTTTACTCATACCCTATTTTTGACGCCATTCAAGCCGGATATGTCAAAAGGCTTAAGGCAGTTCAGCTCAACCCACGAACGCTTAAGTACGTACGCAGAGAAGATAATAGAGAAATCGAAGTGGGCCTAGCCGAGGTCAAGCGCCTAGGAGAGACTGAGGCGGATTTTCGTCGCAGCATTGTCACCTCCGCAGAAACCTTAGCGACAATCGCCGATGCATCCATCCGTGAGCTCCAGCGATTAAGAGAAAACACTGGCGAACAGCGACTCAAGATTATTGCCTCAGCTCTGAATTACGAGCATTGCCGTCAAATAGTCGAGGCATATCGGGCGCGAGGGTGCCGTTCAGACTACGTGCATTCAAAGGAAGATGGCGCGGCTAATGATGCGGTGATGAAACGACTTGAATCCCATGAGTTAGACGTGATTGTTCAAGTCAGGAAGCTAGGCGAAGGATTCGACCACCCTCACTTAAGTGTTGCTGCTGTTTTTAGCATATTTAGCAATTTATCCCCCTTCGTCCAATTCGTTGGTCGAATAATGCGAGTCATCGTCCAAAACTCACCGAATCACCCGCTCAACAATGGGGTCGTGGTTTTCCATGCTGGCGCAAATATTGCCAGGCAATGGTCCGACTTCCAAAGTTACAGCGAGGCAGATCAAGATTACTTTGAGCAACTCCTGCCTCTCGAGGAATTTGACTCCATTGACCCCCATGAAGAGAGAGTTTTTCTACCACAGCCTCACGATATGCATGGAGTTGAAGTCAAATCACAATCGGACGTTCTTCTCGAAGAGATTCCCCTACTTAATGACGAAGCAGCTGTAGCCGCACTCAAGCTACTTCAGGAACGCGGATATTCTGCCGACGACATAAGTGCTGCAGCTAGCGCACTAGAGCCCGTTCCCACCACAAAAGCCAAGCAACGCCAAGCCAAACGAGGAGCTTTAGATACGCGAGTAAAAACGGAGGCCGCCCGCATTCTTCACCAGAGAAAAATCCCTCACGAAGGTCATCAACTTGATAGAAAAAGGCTGGGAAAATCAAACTTCGTTGTATTAAAGAGCGCCATTGATCGACAGATCAAGGCCGCTCTACTTAGAAAAGACGTTGAACGACACGACTATTCTCGCGATGAACTAGACGCCATCGACGATCGCTTCGCAGAGATTGTAGAAGCCGCGATTTTGGAGGTGTTCAATGGGCAGAACTAA
- a CDS encoding LysR substrate-binding domain-containing protein: MFANLPLTALRSFESAARHLSFKAAAEELHVTPTAISHQIKQLEHTLGLALFDRLPRGVALTGDGRRLFRDLHGALLEIAQSLAALQPQRSTGRLTVTTTASFAALWLIPRIGGFYQQHPDIAVRIDTGAQVVDLQQDASVDLAIRYGGAVPAGLHRHGGLREHFGVYGAPGHVEAEAAKPSPTLISVEWGESQLYECTWQTWCDRAGVDWMKPGGVMRAYDEEHYALHAASAGQGLVLASSVVTAGSVERGLLAMHRPDITVPGETYHVLCVPGRERHPPVKAFLRWLDGQMGEG, from the coding sequence ATGTTCGCCAACCTCCCCCTGACCGCCCTGCGCAGCTTCGAATCCGCCGCCCGCCACCTCAGCTTCAAGGCCGCGGCCGAAGAACTGCACGTCACCCCGACCGCGATCTCGCACCAGATCAAGCAGCTCGAGCACACGCTGGGCCTGGCCTTGTTCGACCGCCTGCCGCGCGGCGTCGCCCTGACCGGCGACGGCCGCCGCCTGTTCCGCGACCTGCACGGCGCGCTGCTGGAGATCGCGCAATCGCTGGCCGCGCTGCAGCCGCAACGCAGCACCGGCCGCCTGACCGTCACCACCACCGCCTCGTTCGCCGCGCTGTGGTTGATCCCGCGCATCGGCGGCTTCTACCAACAGCACCCGGACATCGCCGTGCGCATCGACACCGGCGCGCAGGTCGTCGATCTGCAGCAGGACGCCAGCGTCGACCTGGCGATCCGCTACGGCGGCGCGGTGCCGGCCGGATTGCATCGCCATGGCGGCTTGCGCGAACACTTCGGCGTGTACGGCGCGCCCGGTCATGTCGAGGCCGAAGCGGCGAAACCTTCGCCGACGTTGATCTCGGTGGAGTGGGGCGAATCGCAACTGTACGAATGCACCTGGCAGACCTGGTGCGACCGCGCCGGCGTGGACTGGATGAAACCCGGCGGGGTGATGCGCGCCTACGACGAAGAGCATTACGCCTTGCATGCCGCGAGCGCGGGGCAGGGGCTGGTGCTGGCGAGTTCGGTGGTGACCGCGGGCAGCGTCGAACGCGGGCTGTTGGCGATGCATCGTCCCGACATCACCGTGCCGGGCGAGACCTATCACGTGCTGTGCGTGCCGGGTCGCGAGCGGCATCCGCCGGTGAAGGCGTTCTTGCGGTGGTTGGATGGGCAGATGGGTGAGGGGTGA
- a CDS encoding HNH endonuclease, whose protein sequence is MIELPFEVGALYHRGRDIHGLLGGQRQGGISTPKDQPFVIIFTGEAGKSHSYDDGWDDDNVFHYFGEGQNGDMQYTGGNRAVENHVADGKRLLLFQMMGHGKPCRYDGEFVKLSSYLKPNSQDTKGALRTAIVFRLVPVSEGAFFQGTKVAETQAPYQTLDSTVSKRLQEVRSKQSLFRRRLLSVEKQCRLTGIQDLRFLRASHIKPWADCISGNERTDGHNGMLLTPQADLLFDRGWITFEDKGRLVVTSDLPSDVIKRLGLNLRPGRNCGLFNDKQTSYLDYHRAQVFERRYKKSADPIEDLVGDLLGSVP, encoded by the coding sequence GTGATCGAACTCCCTTTTGAAGTAGGCGCGCTTTATCACCGCGGCAGAGACATTCATGGCCTGCTGGGCGGCCAGCGGCAAGGCGGGATCTCTACGCCCAAGGACCAACCCTTCGTCATTATCTTTACCGGCGAAGCGGGTAAGTCGCATAGCTATGACGATGGCTGGGATGACGATAACGTTTTCCACTACTTTGGCGAAGGCCAAAACGGCGACATGCAGTATACCGGCGGCAATCGAGCTGTCGAAAATCATGTAGCAGACGGCAAGAGGCTGCTGCTTTTTCAGATGATGGGACATGGCAAGCCGTGCCGCTACGATGGTGAGTTTGTAAAACTGTCCTCTTACTTGAAGCCGAACTCGCAAGACACAAAAGGCGCTCTGCGAACCGCGATTGTCTTTCGACTTGTTCCTGTCAGCGAAGGCGCATTCTTTCAGGGAACCAAGGTCGCAGAAACCCAAGCGCCCTACCAGACGCTCGACAGCACGGTCTCCAAACGGTTACAAGAAGTTCGCAGTAAGCAGTCCTTGTTCCGCCGGCGCCTGCTTAGCGTAGAAAAGCAGTGCCGGTTGACGGGCATTCAAGATCTACGCTTTCTTCGCGCTAGCCACATCAAGCCATGGGCCGACTGCATTAGCGGTAACGAGCGTACCGACGGTCATAACGGCATGCTGCTGACTCCGCAGGCCGATCTGCTATTCGATCGCGGCTGGATTACCTTTGAAGACAAAGGCCGCTTGGTTGTGACTAGCGACCTGCCCAGTGATGTCATCAAACGACTGGGGCTGAATCTGCGCCCTGGACGCAATTGCGGTTTGTTTAACGACAAGCAGACATCGTATCTGGACTATCACCGTGCACAGGTATTTGAGCGGCGGTACAAGAAAAGTGCAGACCCGATCGAAGATCTAGTAGGTGACCTGCTTGGATCAGTGCCTTAA
- a CDS encoding helix-turn-helix domain-containing protein has translation MDTFGSRLRGLREARGWSQEKLGFELEVTGATVSKWETSRAEPNLGHLELFLQVFAQDNVTLDWLVTGNKSGSTKIDKPRKGNEPSPRAADTQDEQALLARYRRLSAKKQKMLLGLLED, from the coding sequence ATGGACACTTTCGGCTCAAGATTGCGTGGTCTGCGCGAGGCGCGCGGCTGGTCTCAGGAGAAGCTGGGCTTCGAACTCGAGGTCACGGGCGCTACGGTCTCAAAGTGGGAGACCAGTCGGGCTGAGCCAAATTTGGGTCACCTTGAGCTGTTCTTGCAGGTGTTCGCCCAGGACAACGTCACGCTGGACTGGCTGGTTACGGGTAATAAGTCGGGTTCGACCAAGATCGATAAGCCCCGCAAGGGTAACGAGCCATCGCCTCGCGCCGCTGACACCCAGGACGAGCAGGCCTTGCTCGCTCGCTATCGGCGGCTGTCCGCCAAGAAGCAAAAAATGCTCCTTGGCCTTCTAGAAGACTAG
- a CDS encoding helix-turn-helix domain-containing protein has protein sequence MTIGLPQETAAVRINRYEKAVHDADLATARRIAEALGVPLAFLYAETDTMAEAILTLGLLSKPEQRKAVADLKARLTQSVAARDKP, from the coding sequence ATGACCATAGGTCTACCGCAAGAAACCGCGGCCGTGCGGATCAACCGCTACGAGAAGGCGGTCCATGACGCCGATCTGGCGACCGCGCGCCGCATCGCCGAGGCCTTGGGCGTCCCGCTCGCCTTCCTCTACGCCGAAACCGACACCATGGCCGAGGCCATCCTGACCTTGGGCCTGTTGTCCAAACCCGAGCAGCGCAAGGCCGTGGCCGACCTCAAGGCCCGCCTGACCCAGTCGGTCGCCGCGCGTGACAAGCCCTAA
- a CDS encoding DMT family transporter: protein MKASTAWTMLIAAGLIDVAWALSMKLSQGYTRPGWTAASVVTLIAFVWLLGRALTALPVGSAYAVWTGIGAAGTVLLGAMVFGESITAMKLGGVGLIVAGIVVLRGAPA, encoded by the coding sequence ATGAAAGCCTCGACCGCGTGGACCATGCTGATCGCCGCCGGCCTGATCGACGTGGCCTGGGCCTTGTCGATGAAGTTGTCGCAGGGCTACACCCGGCCGGGCTGGACCGCGGCGTCCGTCGTCACCCTGATCGCCTTCGTCTGGCTGCTGGGCCGCGCGCTGACCGCCTTGCCGGTCGGCAGCGCGTACGCGGTGTGGACCGGCATCGGCGCGGCGGGGACGGTGTTGCTGGGCGCGATGGTGTTCGGCGAATCGATCACGGCGATGAAGCTGGGTGGTGTCGGCTTAATTGTTGCGGGGATCGTTGTACTTCGCGGCGCGCCAGCGTGA
- the aceE gene encoding pyruvate dehydrogenase (acetyl-transferring), homodimeric type — MNQPLASSLHDLLQNDPDPTETQEWVESVQAVIARDGAERAHQLLEGMVEVTRRAGAHLPFQPTTEYINTIPAHLEAKSPGDNAMEWRIRSLIRWNAMAMVVRANRKPGDLGGHIASFASAATLYDVGFNHFWRAPSADHPGDVIGVQGHSSPGIYARSFLEGRMSESQLDNFRMEVDGRGLSSYPHPWLMPDYWQVPTVSMGLGPISAIYQARNWKYLEGRGLMPKSDRKVWAFLGDGETDEPESLGAISVAGREGLDNLVFVINCNLQRLDGPVRGNGKIIQELEGQFRGAGWNVIKTIWGSYWDPLLARDTTGKLRQLMMETVDGEYQNCKAFGGKYTRDNFFGKYPETAALVANLSDDDIWRLNRGGHDPHKVFAAYQEAVNTKGMPTVILAKTVKGYGMGASGESLNPTHGTKKMDDEAVRLFRDRFNIPVTDEQLKDGAVPFYHPGEKSPEVEYMLERRKALGGFLPQRRRKASTSLEVPKLEAFDRLLKSTGEREISTTMSFVQALNIALRDKQVGPRIVPIVADEARTFGMEGLFRQLGIYAPHGQKYKPVDRDQLMYYREDTTGQVLEEGITEAGAFSSWLAAATSYSTNDLQMLPFYIYYSMFGFQRIGDSAWQAADMRARGFLLGATAGRTTLNGEGLQHEDGHSMVQAGLIPNCRSYDPTFSYEVVTLLQHGMQRMLTEQQDEYWYLTLMNENYTHPDMPEGSADGIIKGMYLLKDAGKPKKGEPRVQLLGSGTILREAIAAAELLDKDFGVTADIWSCPSFNELARDATDVERWNRLNPEAKTARKPYITELLEGRAGPAIAATDYIRMYPEQVRAFVPMRYTVLGTDGFGRSDTRANLRRHFEVDRYYIAHAAIAALAAEGKMTGKDVARAIKQYKIDVEKPNPLGV; from the coding sequence ATGAACCAGCCGCTTGCCAGCTCCCTGCACGACCTCCTGCAGAACGACCCCGACCCGACCGAAACCCAGGAATGGGTCGAATCCGTCCAGGCCGTCATCGCCCGCGACGGCGCCGAGCGCGCCCACCAGCTGCTCGAAGGCATGGTCGAGGTCACCCGCCGCGCCGGCGCCCACCTGCCGTTCCAGCCCACCACCGAATACATCAACACCATCCCCGCGCACCTGGAGGCCAAGAGCCCCGGCGACAACGCGATGGAATGGCGGATCCGCTCGCTGATCCGCTGGAACGCCATGGCCATGGTCGTGCGCGCCAACCGCAAGCCCGGCGACCTCGGCGGCCACATCGCCAGCTTCGCCTCCGCGGCCACCCTGTACGACGTCGGCTTCAACCACTTCTGGCGCGCCCCGTCGGCCGATCACCCCGGCGACGTCATCGGCGTCCAGGGCCACAGCTCCCCCGGCATCTACGCGCGCTCCTTCCTCGAAGGCCGCATGAGCGAATCCCAGCTCGACAACTTCCGCATGGAAGTCGACGGCCGCGGCCTGAGCTCCTACCCGCACCCGTGGCTGATGCCCGATTACTGGCAAGTCCCGACCGTGTCGATGGGCCTGGGCCCCATCAGCGCCATCTACCAGGCGCGCAACTGGAAATACCTCGAAGGCCGCGGCCTGATGCCGAAGTCCGACCGCAAGGTCTGGGCCTTCCTCGGCGACGGCGAAACCGACGAACCCGAATCCTTGGGCGCCATCTCCGTCGCCGGCCGCGAAGGCCTCGACAACCTGGTCTTCGTCATCAACTGCAACCTGCAGCGCCTCGACGGCCCGGTGCGCGGCAACGGCAAGATCATTCAAGAGCTGGAAGGCCAATTCCGCGGCGCCGGCTGGAACGTCATCAAGACCATCTGGGGCAGCTACTGGGACCCGCTGCTCGCGCGCGACACCACCGGCAAACTGCGCCAGCTGATGATGGAAACCGTCGACGGCGAATACCAGAACTGCAAAGCCTTCGGCGGCAAATACACCCGCGACAACTTCTTCGGCAAATACCCCGAGACCGCCGCGCTCGTCGCCAATCTGTCCGACGACGACATCTGGCGCCTCAACCGCGGCGGCCACGACCCGCACAAGGTCTTCGCCGCGTACCAGGAAGCCGTCAACACCAAGGGCATGCCCACCGTCATCCTGGCCAAGACCGTCAAGGGCTACGGCATGGGCGCATCGGGCGAATCGCTCAACCCGACCCACGGCACCAAGAAGATGGACGACGAAGCCGTCCGCCTGTTCCGCGACCGCTTCAACATCCCGGTCACAGACGAACAACTCAAGGACGGCGCCGTCCCGTTCTACCACCCTGGCGAAAAATCGCCGGAAGTCGAATACATGCTCGAGCGCCGCAAGGCCCTCGGCGGCTTCCTGCCGCAGCGCCGCCGCAAAGCCAGCACCTCGCTGGAAGTGCCCAAGCTCGAAGCCTTCGACCGCCTGCTCAAGAGCACCGGCGAGCGCGAAATCAGCACCACCATGTCGTTCGTGCAGGCCCTCAACATCGCCCTGCGCGACAAGCAGGTCGGGCCGCGCATCGTCCCCATCGTGGCCGACGAAGCGCGCACCTTCGGCATGGAAGGCCTGTTCCGCCAGCTCGGCATCTACGCCCCGCACGGCCAGAAGTACAAGCCGGTCGATCGCGACCAGCTGATGTACTACCGCGAAGACACCACCGGCCAGGTGCTGGAAGAAGGCATCACCGAAGCAGGCGCGTTCTCGTCCTGGCTCGCCGCCGCGACCAGCTACAGCACCAACGACCTGCAGATGCTGCCGTTCTACATCTACTACTCGATGTTCGGCTTCCAGCGCATCGGCGACAGCGCCTGGCAAGCCGCCGACATGCGCGCGCGCGGCTTCCTGCTCGGCGCCACCGCCGGCCGCACCACGCTCAACGGCGAAGGCCTGCAACACGAAGACGGACACAGCATGGTCCAGGCCGGCCTGATCCCGAACTGCCGCAGCTACGACCCGACCTTCAGCTACGAAGTCGTGACCCTGCTGCAACACGGCATGCAGCGCATGCTGACCGAACAACAGGATGAGTACTGGTACCTCACCCTGATGAACGAAAACTACACCCACCCCGACATGCCCGAAGGCAGCGCCGACGGCATCATCAAGGGCATGTACCTGCTGAAGGACGCCGGCAAGCCCAAGAAGGGCGAACCGCGCGTGCAGCTGCTGGGCAGCGGCACCATCCTGCGCGAAGCCATCGCCGCCGCCGAGTTGCTGGACAAAGACTTCGGCGTCACCGCCGACATCTGGTCCTGCCCCAGCTTCAACGAACTCGCCCGCGACGCCACGGACGTCGAACGTTGGAACCGCCTCAACCCCGAAGCCAAGACCGCGCGCAAGCCCTACATCACCGAACTACTGGAAGGCCGCGCCGGCCCGGCGATCGCCGCGACCGACTACATCCGCATGTACCCCGAGCAAGTGCGCGCGTTCGTACCGATGCGCTACACCGTGCTGGGCACCGACGGCTTCGGCCGCTCCGACACTCGCGCCAACTTGCGGCGTCACTTCGAAGTCGATCGCTACTACATCGCCCATGCGGCCATCGCGGCGCTGGCAGCGGAAGGGAAGATGACTGGGAAGGATGTGGCGAGGGCTATCAAGCAGTACAAGATTGATGTGGAGAAGCCGAACCCGTTGGGGGTTTAA
- a CDS encoding LysR family transcriptional regulator — protein sequence MRQARLSLEDFELLRAIGAHGSLSGAAKALALDHSSAFRRLAAIEARAGAALFRRSRSGYVATEAGAVAIAGAQRILDDADRLQRQLAGRDAQAQGRLRITIPDTLAAVAARMCAAFSRQHPSVRCDLSVANAFVNLQQPDADVALRASALMPDGLSVRRIASISTAVYVASAAKVSKRSRLAEGEWIGFDDALSHLSSAHWLRAHVGDERIAMRVNSLPAALAACQAGIGRALLPCYYADAAGGVKRLSGPMAEVPTELWFAVHPDLRRSAKVKLLREFAMGWLPGRVEVG from the coding sequence ATGCGACAAGCTCGGTTGTCTTTGGAGGATTTCGAACTGCTGCGCGCGATCGGCGCGCACGGCAGCCTCAGCGGCGCGGCCAAGGCCTTGGCGCTGGATCATTCCAGTGCGTTCCGGCGTTTGGCGGCGATCGAGGCGCGCGCGGGCGCGGCCTTGTTCCGGCGCAGCCGCAGCGGTTATGTCGCCACCGAGGCCGGGGCTGTCGCGATCGCGGGGGCGCAGCGGATTCTCGACGATGCCGATCGATTGCAGCGGCAGTTGGCCGGGCGCGATGCGCAGGCGCAGGGGCGGTTGCGGATCACCATTCCCGATACCTTGGCCGCGGTGGCGGCGCGGATGTGCGCGGCGTTTTCGAGGCAGCATCCATCGGTGCGCTGCGATCTGAGCGTGGCCAATGCCTTCGTCAATCTGCAGCAGCCCGATGCGGACGTGGCCTTGCGCGCGAGTGCGTTGATGCCCGATGGCTTGTCGGTGCGGCGGATCGCTTCGATTTCGACCGCGGTGTATGTGGCCAGCGCGGCGAAGGTCAGCAAGCGTTCCCGGTTGGCCGAGGGCGAGTGGATCGGGTTCGACGATGCCTTGTCGCATCTGTCGTCGGCGCATTGGTTGCGCGCGCATGTGGGCGATGAGCGGATCGCGATGCGGGTCAATTCGCTGCCGGCGGCTTTGGCGGCATGTCAGGCGGGGATCGGGCGGGCGCTGTTGCCTTGCTACTACGCCGATGCGGCCGGTGGGGTGAAGCGGTTGTCGGGGCCGATGGCGGAGGTGCCGACGGAGTTGTGGTTCGCGGTGCATCCGGATTTACGGCGCTCGGCGAAGGTGAAGTTGTTGCGGGAGTTTGCGATGGGCTGGTTGCCGGGGCGGGTTGAGGTTGGGTAG
- a CDS encoding XRE family transcriptional regulator — MDAVTNTCLPNARFVRYLKPGDKPELATVQRIADELQVPIAYLFTDSDLLAQMVLAFGLLSEGQQRKALAQIKQQIFLARSSHS; from the coding sequence ATGGATGCCGTCACAAACACCTGTCTCCCCAATGCTAGATTCGTGCGCTACTTAAAGCCGGGCGATAAGCCTGAATTAGCGACGGTGCAGCGCATTGCAGATGAACTGCAGGTGCCAATCGCATACCTGTTTACAGATTCTGATCTGCTCGCCCAAATGGTTCTGGCTTTTGGTTTGCTATCGGAAGGGCAGCAGCGCAAGGCACTGGCACAGATTAAGCAACAAATATTCCTGGCGCGGAGTTCGCACAGCTAA
- the gstA gene encoding glutathione transferase GstA → MKLYYTPHTCSFAPHIVLRELGIDAELRRVRIGPDPVVAADGRDFRELSPLGYVPLLELDDGRILHEGVAILQYLADRHPDSDLAPAPGSFERVELQQWLTFISSELHKLFSPWLFHPEYGDAPGAVARERLQPRLAYVDRHLAQNAYVLGKTFSIADAYLYTIAGWARALKMDLHPYPALDAYLDRIGQRDSVRDALRREREDARVKPEPASA, encoded by the coding sequence ATGAAGCTCTACTACACCCCGCACACCTGTTCGTTCGCACCGCACATCGTCCTGCGCGAACTCGGCATCGACGCCGAACTGCGCCGCGTGCGTATCGGCCCGGACCCGGTCGTCGCCGCCGACGGCCGCGACTTCCGCGAACTCAGCCCGCTCGGTTACGTGCCGTTGCTGGAACTCGACGACGGCCGCATCCTGCACGAAGGCGTCGCCATTTTGCAGTACCTCGCCGACCGGCACCCCGACAGCGATCTCGCTCCCGCACCCGGCAGTTTCGAACGGGTCGAACTGCAGCAATGGCTGACCTTCATCAGCTCCGAACTGCACAAACTGTTCAGCCCCTGGCTGTTTCATCCCGAATACGGCGACGCCCCGGGCGCGGTCGCCCGCGAACGCCTGCAGCCGCGCCTGGCCTACGTCGATCGCCACCTCGCCCAAAACGCCTACGTGCTCGGCAAGACCTTCAGCATCGCCGACGCCTACCTCTACACCATCGCCGGCTGGGCCCGCGCCTTGAAGATGGACCTGCACCCGTACCCGGCCCTGGACGCCTACCTCGACCGCATTGGCCAACGCGACAGCGTGCGCGACGCTTTGCGCCGCGAGCGCGAGGACGCGCGCGTTAAACCTGAGCCCGCGTCGGCATGA